CTGGTCCCAGAGCATGACGGTCCCGCCGCCGTACTCCCCGGCGGGGATGATCCCTTCGAAGGAGCCGTACTCCACCGGATGGTCCTCCACCTGGACGGCGAGCCGCTTTTCCTCCGGATCGAGGCTCGGCCCCTTGGGGAGCGCCCAACTCTTGAGCACCCCTCCGAGTTCCAGGCGCAGATCGTAGTGGAGGCGTCTGGCAGCGTGCTTCTGAATAAGATAAAGACGCCCGGAAGGGCTTTCCGCGAGCTTTCCCTCCGGCTCTGCAGTCCGGGAAAAATCGCGTTTACGCTGGTAGGTATCGAGTTCCGTGGATTGCCTGTCCGTCATGGGAGGCCAATCAGAATTAACGGCTTCATTCATCTATTTAGAGTCATTTTTCTCCGGTCTTCCGTTTCTTCTCGCTCTCCTTCCGTGAGGTACCAGCCGGTTTTCCGGATCCTTTTCTTTTGGGGGCTTCCCCCTTCTCTTCGGCTTTCCTTTTCCGGCCCCCCTCCCCCTTCCCTTCAAGGCTTTTCTTCAGCAGGGCCATCATATCGATGACTTTTCCGCCTTCGGCCTCGGCTTCAGCCTTTTCTTCGGGCAGAGCCTCGGTCTTCCCTTCCCGGGCCTTCTTCTCGATCCAGGCCATCAGGGCGTCGTGGTATTCATCGTGATACTTCTCCGGCTCCCATTCGGCCGCCATGGATTCGACCAGGGTTTCAGCCAGGTCGAGTTCCTTGCGGGTCACCTTGAACTCTTCGAGATCGCCGTGGGGGATCGCATATTCGCCGAGATCCCGCAGCTGCTGATGATAACGAAGCAGATCGAGGACCAGGGCATCCCCTTCGGGAATCAGAGCGGCCAGGTATTCTTTCGTCCGGATGACCACCCGGGCGATGCCGACCTTCCCCTTGCGGCGCAGCGCCTCGCGCAGAAGGACGTATCCCTTTTCACCTCCCTTGCCCGGGACGAGGTAATAGGGTTTGTCGAAATAGGCGTAATCGATCGCCCGGAGGTCGACAAAATCCTCGATTTCGATGGTTTTGGTGGCTTCGCGATCGGCCTGTTTGAAATCCTCGTCACTCAGCAGGATATAATTTCCATCCTCGAATTCGTATCCCTTGACGATCTCGTTCCACGGCACCTCCTCCTCGGTGACCTCGTTGACCCGCTTGTACCTCACCCGGGCGTGATTGCGGCTGTCGATCATCTGAAAATGCAGATCGGACTGACTTTCAGCCGGGAAGAGGGTGATCGGAATATTGACCAGACCGAAGGAGATGCTTCCTTTCCAGATGGGACGGGGCATTGCGAACCTCCTGCTCCGAAGGCTTGAATCCAGTCGGCGTCTTTGTCAACCATAGCCTCCTTGAATCCTACTTTATATCCGTAGCGCCTTCTGTCAACCTTGGACACAGT
This is a stretch of genomic DNA from Desulfuromonas sp. TF. It encodes these proteins:
- a CDS encoding Ku protein; protein product: MPRPIWKGSISFGLVNIPITLFPAESQSDLHFQMIDSRNHARVRYKRVNEVTEEEVPWNEIVKGYEFEDGNYILLSDEDFKQADREATKTIEIEDFVDLRAIDYAYFDKPYYLVPGKGGEKGYVLLREALRRKGKVGIARVVIRTKEYLAALIPEGDALVLDLLRYHQQLRDLGEYAIPHGDLEEFKVTRKELDLAETLVESMAAEWEPEKYHDEYHDALMAWIEKKAREGKTEALPEEKAEAEAEGGKVIDMMALLKKSLEGKGEGGRKRKAEEKGEAPKRKGSGKPAGTSRKESEKKRKTGEK